One Micromonospora sp. WMMD1120 genomic region harbors:
- a CDS encoding endonuclease V: MKPSGSQQARALVFAPGSVAEAMAVQEELRPLVDLVGPGPRSPATVAGLDVAYAEGGDLLAAAVTVLDARTLAVVDSAVSVGRPAFGYVPGLFAFRELPALLGALGRLRTVPELLVCDGHGLAHPRRFGLACHLGVVTGLPALGVGKTPLVGTWDEPPVERGGWSPLRDGGDVVGRVVRTRDGVRPVFVSVGHRMSLENATAQVLALTPRFRLPETTRSADRLCRDTLANAQTGAGSGEERA, translated from the coding sequence ATGAAGCCGAGTGGATCACAGCAGGCGCGGGCGCTTGTGTTCGCGCCGGGGAGTGTCGCCGAGGCGATGGCCGTACAGGAGGAATTGCGGCCGTTGGTCGACCTGGTGGGACCCGGGCCCCGCTCGCCCGCGACGGTGGCCGGCCTCGACGTGGCGTACGCCGAGGGTGGTGACCTGCTGGCGGCGGCCGTCACGGTGCTGGATGCCCGGACGTTGGCGGTGGTGGACTCGGCGGTGAGTGTGGGTCGGCCGGCGTTCGGCTACGTGCCGGGGTTGTTCGCCTTCCGGGAGCTGCCCGCGTTGCTCGGTGCGCTCGGCCGCCTGAGGACCGTGCCGGAGCTGCTGGTCTGCGACGGGCACGGGTTGGCCCACCCGCGCCGCTTCGGGCTCGCCTGTCACCTCGGAGTGGTCACCGGGCTACCCGCGCTCGGGGTGGGCAAGACGCCGCTGGTCGGGACGTGGGATGAGCCGCCCGTCGAGCGGGGTGGCTGGTCGCCGTTGCGTGACGGTGGTGACGTGGTCGGGCGGGTGGTGCGTACCCGGGACGGGGTGCGGCCGGTCTTCGTCAGCGTCGGCCATCGGATGAGCCTGGAGAACGCTACCGCCCAGGTGCTCGCGCTGACCCCACGCTTCCGGTTGCCGGAGACCACCCGTAGCGCCGACCGACTCTGCCGCGACACCCTAGCCAACGCGCAGACCGGCGCGGGATCAGGCGAGGAGCGTGCGTGA